From the Chloroflexus aurantiacus J-10-fl genome, one window contains:
- a CDS encoding FAD-binding domain-containing protein has translation MYIQLVWFKRDLRLHDHPALSAAAARGPVLPLYIVEPSLIHAPDFAARHWTFIRGCLVELRANLARLGQPLVVRVGEAVEVLDHLVSTWPIEAIWAHEETGNLLSYARDRAVRRWARARGIPFHELPQNGVVRRLPSRDEWQARWEERMAAAQAQPPSALPPLAIDPGTIPTADELSLPPDTLSEHQPAGETAALQTLTDFIHRRSQQYHRALASPLTAWEGCSRLSAYLAWGALSIRTVVQATRHRISELAFDPSPATRGWVRALNAFESRLHWHCHFIQKLEDEPEIEVRNLVRAYDGMREENHRPDLLVAWASGRTGYPFVDACMRALTATGWLNFRMRAMLVSFVAYDLWQHWREPALILARRWIDYEPGIHYSQMQMQAGTSGNRTIRIYNPVKQGIDHDPEGIFIRRWVPELAHVPTPYIHTPWLLDRHGQERAGCRIGRDYPAPIVDHEAAYRRARAAIAAVRARPETAQEAAAVHQRHGSRTWRPQRRPSKTVSSRQLRLDL, from the coding sequence ATGTATATACAACTCGTCTGGTTCAAGCGTGATCTCCGCCTTCACGACCATCCGGCTCTAAGCGCCGCCGCTGCCCGTGGCCCGGTGCTCCCGCTCTACATCGTCGAACCATCGCTCATCCACGCACCCGATTTCGCGGCCCGACACTGGACATTCATTCGCGGGTGTCTGGTTGAACTGCGAGCAAACCTGGCCCGCCTTGGTCAGCCGCTGGTGGTGCGGGTTGGCGAGGCGGTTGAGGTGCTTGATCACCTGGTCAGCACCTGGCCGATTGAAGCGATCTGGGCGCACGAGGAGACCGGTAATCTGCTCAGTTATGCCCGCGACCGGGCAGTCCGGCGTTGGGCCCGCGCACGTGGGATTCCGTTTCACGAGCTGCCGCAGAACGGGGTAGTGCGTCGGTTGCCGTCGCGTGATGAGTGGCAGGCCCGCTGGGAAGAGCGCATGGCAGCCGCGCAGGCCCAGCCTCCATCGGCCTTACCGCCACTCGCCATTGATCCGGGAACCATTCCTACTGCCGACGAACTCTCGTTGCCGCCCGACACGCTCAGCGAGCATCAGCCGGCGGGAGAGACTGCGGCCCTACAGACGCTCACCGACTTTATCCACCGGCGCAGTCAACAATACCATCGCGCCCTCGCCAGTCCGCTAACCGCCTGGGAAGGCTGTTCCCGCCTGAGTGCTTATCTGGCCTGGGGAGCACTGTCCATTCGTACCGTCGTCCAGGCGACCCGCCACCGGATTTCTGAACTCGCGTTTGATCCGTCACCGGCGACCCGGGGCTGGGTGCGGGCGCTGAATGCCTTTGAGTCACGGCTGCACTGGCACTGCCATTTCATTCAGAAGCTGGAAGACGAGCCGGAGATCGAAGTCCGCAATCTGGTGCGGGCTTACGACGGTATGCGCGAAGAAAACCACCGCCCTGATCTGCTCGTGGCCTGGGCCAGTGGCCGCACCGGCTACCCATTCGTCGACGCCTGTATGCGTGCGCTCACCGCGACCGGCTGGCTCAATTTTCGGATGCGGGCCATGCTGGTCAGCTTTGTGGCCTACGACCTGTGGCAGCACTGGCGCGAACCGGCGCTGATTCTGGCCCGCCGCTGGATCGACTACGAACCGGGCATTCACTACAGCCAGATGCAGATGCAGGCGGGTACTTCGGGCAACCGCACCATTCGCATCTACAACCCCGTCAAACAGGGCATCGATCACGACCCCGAAGGCATCTTTATCCGCCGCTGGGTGCCCGAACTGGCGCACGTCCCCACGCCCTACATCCACACCCCCTGGTTGCTCGACCGTCACGGACAAGAGCGGGCCGGCTGTCGGATCGGGCGCGACTACCCGGCGCCAATTGTCGATCACGAGGCTGCCTACCGACGCGCCCGCGCTGCGATTGCCGCCGTGCGTGCCCGACCCGAAACCGCCCAGGAAGCGGCGGCAGTCCATCAACGCCACGGCTCGCGCACCTGGCGCCCGCAGCGCCGCCCGTCCAAAACCGTCTCCAGCCGCCAGCTCAGGCTGGACTTATGA
- a CDS encoding DUF6069 family protein yields MQRFDRQIDLRRLPRATIIGAVIGVVINLIIYGAARAAGLEFRAPVPPTNELMPLPVIAVITATVVPAIGAALVLALLSRFTARPLRIFLICAAVVLVISFAGPFTLPVSLLEQMVLNLMHVVAAGAIVWALVRYTS; encoded by the coding sequence ATGCAGCGCTTTGACCGACAGATCGATCTGCGCCGCCTGCCACGGGCAACTATCATTGGTGCTGTGATTGGTGTAGTTATCAATCTGATTATTTACGGTGCTGCCCGGGCCGCCGGGCTGGAGTTTCGGGCACCGGTGCCACCGACGAATGAGCTAATGCCGTTGCCGGTGATCGCGGTGATCACGGCGACGGTGGTGCCGGCGATTGGGGCCGCGCTGGTGCTGGCCCTGCTCAGTCGCTTCACCGCTCGACCGCTGCGGATATTTCTCATCTGTGCGGCAGTGGTGCTGGTGATTTCGTTTGCCGGCCCGTTTACGCTGCCGGTCAGTCTGCTTGAGCAGATGGTGTTGAATCTGATGCACGTGGTGGCTGCCGGCGCTATTGTCTGGGCTTTGGTGCGGTATACCTCATAA
- a CDS encoding S8 family serine peptidase yields the protein MRLFLRLLLTVTLFGMTGLVVLPTISLSAPAGPFIRLRSRTFIPQPGFPAGERSLVSAADGREAPERVHVFVQFAHVPTDAERDALAQEGVTLLAYVPDYAWYASIPTAWLQAATLPASIRAIAAIQPADKLSPRLHRYLDRWPLPVLIATYADVELTALRDLVQRLGGSVAKLLPERRYVLALLPDVAALTALSRTDSVFWIDAWPGPFEPKNDGGRSATKTDLVHQLGYHGNPASAPGSIVIGVWDCGWVESNHPAFSGRLTIGDPDSFTNGCGDVAGTDYHATHVAGTAAGSGAGSPSGRDLRGHADQATVLSYDVYDVDLEVMQAIQDYDLDISQNSWGPDTGGICDLTVLGVYDEFAAMFDALVHGTYSTEITKQIAVAFANGNEQSYCPNGWRTGSGGAMGKNVIAVGATNSDDKSMTDFSSFGPTEDGRVNPTVVAPGCEAGGEGAIWSTLPGPTYGANGWCGTSMATPAVSGILGLMLEAYNLTYNSDPLPATLRAILVHTAEDLGNPGPDYQFGYGHVDALAAINLITATTGPAESRYITTNTITNGQTHEYTITHAGGPLTCTLAWDDVPATLAASQTLINNLNLLLIGPDTGSYLPWVLDKNNPANPATQGVNNVDTIEQVRIADAAAGEWTVQVVGSNIPQGPQSYALICPFSVPPEPETFSVYMPVVSR from the coding sequence ATGCGATTATTTTTGCGCCTTCTTCTGACGGTTACTCTCTTTGGCATGACCGGTCTCGTTGTGCTGCCGACCATCTCCCTCTCGGCACCGGCAGGGCCATTCATCCGGTTACGTTCGCGCACCTTTATCCCGCAGCCGGGTTTTCCTGCCGGTGAGCGCAGTCTGGTCAGTGCGGCGGATGGTCGCGAGGCGCCGGAACGGGTTCACGTCTTTGTGCAGTTTGCGCACGTTCCTACCGATGCTGAACGTGATGCTCTGGCTCAAGAGGGTGTCACGCTGCTGGCTTACGTGCCGGATTATGCCTGGTACGCATCCATCCCCACTGCGTGGCTTCAGGCTGCAACCCTGCCGGCGAGCATTCGCGCTATCGCTGCCATCCAGCCCGCCGATAAACTGTCACCACGCCTGCATCGCTATCTCGACCGCTGGCCATTGCCGGTGCTGATCGCAACGTATGCCGATGTTGAACTGACTGCGCTTCGCGATCTCGTTCAACGTCTCGGTGGGAGTGTGGCGAAGCTGTTGCCGGAACGGCGGTATGTGCTTGCGTTGCTGCCCGATGTTGCCGCACTTACAGCCTTGAGTCGGACGGATAGCGTTTTCTGGATCGATGCCTGGCCGGGTCCGTTTGAACCGAAAAACGATGGTGGGCGTAGTGCAACCAAAACCGATCTGGTGCATCAACTTGGTTATCACGGCAATCCGGCTTCGGCACCGGGTAGTATTGTGATCGGCGTTTGGGACTGTGGGTGGGTTGAGAGTAATCATCCCGCTTTCAGTGGCCGGCTTACGATTGGCGATCCCGACTCATTCACAAATGGATGTGGTGATGTTGCCGGTACGGATTATCACGCCACCCATGTTGCCGGTACTGCTGCCGGTAGCGGCGCCGGTAGTCCGTCAGGTCGTGATCTGCGTGGCCACGCCGATCAGGCAACGGTGTTGTCATACGATGTGTACGATGTAGACCTGGAGGTGATGCAGGCTATTCAGGACTACGATCTCGATATTTCGCAAAATTCCTGGGGGCCGGACACGGGTGGGATATGCGACCTGACCGTACTCGGTGTGTATGATGAGTTCGCAGCGATGTTTGATGCTCTGGTTCACGGTACATATTCAACTGAGATAACAAAGCAGATCGCCGTCGCTTTTGCCAATGGCAACGAGCAAAGCTACTGCCCGAACGGCTGGCGTACCGGAAGTGGCGGTGCGATGGGCAAGAATGTGATTGCCGTTGGGGCCACCAACTCTGATGACAAGTCCATGACCGACTTCAGTTCATTCGGCCCAACCGAGGATGGTCGGGTCAACCCGACAGTCGTCGCTCCGGGGTGTGAAGCTGGTGGCGAAGGAGCGATCTGGTCAACGTTGCCCGGTCCGACTTACGGCGCGAATGGCTGGTGCGGCACCTCGATGGCAACCCCGGCAGTATCAGGCATTCTCGGCTTGATGCTGGAAGCGTACAATCTGACGTACAACAGTGATCCACTCCCGGCAACTCTGCGCGCAATCCTGGTGCATACCGCCGAAGATTTGGGCAATCCCGGCCCAGACTACCAGTTCGGTTACGGTCACGTGGATGCCCTGGCGGCTATCAACCTCATCACTGCAACCACCGGCCCGGCTGAGTCGCGGTATATCACAACCAACACTATTACAAATGGGCAAACACACGAATACACCATCACCCATGCCGGCGGACCACTGACATGCACTCTGGCCTGGGACGACGTTCCGGCTACCCTTGCCGCCAGCCAGACCCTCATCAACAACCTCAATTTGCTCCTGATCGGCCCGGATACCGGCTCGTACCTGCCCTGGGTGCTCGATAAGAACAATCCGGCCAACCCGGCTACGCAGGGCGTCAACAACGTTGACACTATCGAACAGGTACGGATTGCCGATGCTGCTGCCGGCGAATGGACGGTACAGGTCGTGGGGAGCAATATTCCGCAAGGTCCACAATCATACGCCTTGATATGTCCGTTTAGCGTTCCACCAGAACCTGAGACGTTTAGTGTGTACATGCCGGTGGTGAGCCGGTAG
- a CDS encoding ATP-binding protein, whose product MDETATPSFGAWVRRRRRALDLTQAELGRRTGASAATIRKIEADERRPSRELAELLATALAVPDDERAAFLRAARRAVAVEHLSPATLPLSPPSVGTPHNLPAPLTSFVNRTHDVAAVTTLLRRSDVRLLTLVGPPGIGKTRLSVQAAEVLLPDFPDGVWFVDLASITDPALALATIARQVGVLPLADVPLSQRFRTALGAKRVLLVLDNCEQVVDVATDIGELLRACKGLKVLATSRVPLHIYGEHEYVTPPLSLPPPGTLPDQMPAFEAVQLFVTRTRQHRPAFVVDTANAGDVADILYRLQGIPLAIELAAATLRRMSVADLAAALRSQTGWVEMVQTSARDLPPRQRTLSNAIAWSYDLIDPDSRACLRHLAVFVGSFTLDAAAAVCIGETNASSRALTQSWLVTLTDHSLVTPEPDRWRLLEMIREFAWNQMTVAERIQAQKRHARYFHDLLTQSAGQPEAIEQDHDNYLAALHSSIEQGETAAALQMCSALAWFWETHGYVREGQALIRRSLALPGTMDADQRINLLFKAANLSWQCYDFTSADEFAHQAIALAQAEQPARLAALFNLVGRINIERGEFSQAETALQRSKALAHQRPDLLNPGFPTLQLGEVAWARGDLVTARALFDEAATLLPDAGPDLARAILHTDRAEIALVHGDTTTARRELLLALPHVRQHERRIRFWLVTLAGWLLADSTQDNAALSAQCLAAEEGLGERGGPLSPIYRTLIAQRRQRARERIDAAQWSALWRTARTWTPQQALVCAETWLKR is encoded by the coding sequence ATGGACGAAACCGCCACACCTTCCTTCGGGGCCTGGGTGCGCCGGCGACGACGGGCGCTGGACCTGACCCAGGCCGAGCTGGGCCGGCGCACCGGCGCCAGCGCCGCTACCATCCGCAAGATCGAGGCGGATGAGCGGCGGCCCTCGCGCGAGCTAGCCGAGCTGCTCGCTACAGCACTGGCTGTGCCCGATGATGAACGTGCGGCATTTCTGCGCGCCGCGCGTCGGGCTGTTGCCGTTGAGCATCTGTCACCGGCTACGCTGCCACTCTCTCCGCCGTCGGTGGGAACGCCGCACAACCTGCCTGCGCCGCTCACCTCTTTTGTCAACCGCACGCATGATGTTGCCGCAGTCACGACTCTGCTGCGCCGCAGCGATGTACGCCTGCTCACGCTTGTCGGCCCACCCGGCATCGGTAAAACACGGCTCAGCGTCCAGGCCGCAGAGGTACTGCTGCCCGATTTCCCCGACGGCGTCTGGTTCGTTGACCTGGCGTCAATCACCGATCCGGCGCTGGCGCTGGCAACCATTGCCCGTCAGGTCGGGGTTTTGCCTCTAGCCGATGTACCACTGTCTCAACGCTTTCGCACCGCCCTGGGGGCAAAGCGCGTGCTCCTGGTACTGGACAACTGCGAGCAGGTGGTGGATGTCGCGACAGACATAGGTGAATTGCTACGGGCCTGCAAAGGATTAAAGGTTCTGGCGACGAGCCGGGTGCCGCTGCATATCTACGGCGAGCACGAATACGTTACGCCACCGTTATCGCTCCCACCACCGGGAACCCTGCCTGACCAGATGCCGGCGTTCGAGGCGGTGCAGTTGTTTGTGACCCGCACGCGCCAACACCGGCCAGCGTTCGTCGTGGACACTGCCAACGCTGGGGACGTGGCGGATATTCTGTACCGGCTCCAGGGCATTCCACTGGCCATCGAGCTGGCAGCGGCGACCCTGCGCCGCATGTCGGTGGCGGATCTGGCCGCCGCACTGCGCAGCCAGACGGGCTGGGTTGAAATGGTTCAGACCTCAGCGCGCGATCTGCCGCCCCGCCAGCGCACACTGTCCAACGCCATTGCCTGGAGCTACGACCTGATCGATCCAGACTCCCGCGCATGCTTGAGGCATCTCGCCGTTTTTGTCGGTTCCTTCACCCTGGACGCCGCGGCTGCGGTCTGTATAGGGGAGACAAATGCGTCCAGTCGTGCCCTGACACAGTCGTGGCTGGTGACCCTAACCGATCACAGTCTGGTTACACCTGAGCCTGATCGGTGGCGGTTGCTGGAAATGATCCGCGAGTTTGCCTGGAACCAGATGACTGTGGCCGAGCGCATCCAGGCCCAGAAGCGACATGCACGTTACTTTCACGACTTACTGACACAGTCAGCGGGCCAACCAGAAGCTATCGAACAGGATCACGACAACTATCTGGCTGCGCTCCACAGCTCGATTGAACAGGGGGAAACGGCGGCTGCGCTTCAGATGTGCTCTGCGCTGGCCTGGTTCTGGGAGACACACGGCTATGTGCGCGAGGGGCAGGCGTTAATCCGTCGTAGCCTGGCGCTGCCAGGGACGATGGATGCCGACCAGCGTATCAACCTGCTGTTCAAAGCGGCAAACCTGTCGTGGCAGTGCTACGATTTCACCAGCGCCGACGAGTTTGCCCATCAGGCCATTGCTCTCGCACAGGCGGAACAACCTGCACGGCTGGCTGCGCTGTTCAACCTGGTGGGGCGTATAAACATCGAACGTGGGGAGTTTAGCCAGGCAGAAACAGCGTTGCAGCGTAGCAAGGCGCTGGCGCACCAGCGGCCTGATCTGCTCAACCCCGGTTTCCCCACGCTGCAACTGGGCGAGGTAGCCTGGGCACGCGGCGACCTGGTCACAGCACGGGCGCTGTTCGACGAAGCCGCTACCTTGCTGCCCGACGCCGGGCCGGACCTGGCGCGTGCCATCCTGCACACCGACCGGGCCGAGATCGCTCTGGTGCACGGGGATACGACGACTGCACGGCGAGAACTGCTGCTGGCGCTACCTCACGTCCGCCAGCATGAGCGCCGGATACGCTTCTGGCTGGTCACGCTGGCCGGCTGGCTACTGGCCGATAGCACTCAGGATAACGCTGCCCTAAGCGCGCAGTGCCTGGCCGCCGAGGAGGGACTGGGTGAGCGCGGCGGGCCACTCTCGCCCATCTACCGGACGCTGATCGCCCAACGCCGGCAACGTGCGCGTGAGCGGATTGACGCCGCACAGTGGTCAGCCCTCTGGCGCACTGCACGCACGTGGACGCCGCAACAGGCGCTCGTATGCGCCGAAACCTGGCTGAAGCGTTGA
- a CDS encoding BACON domain-containing protein: MKPRRFPPITLHWLALIVLLAGLLPGAVQAQAGVTSTIELQDVPITLADDVTSFYLRDPKLFTHRAPPPCGPNAAAVSPSTTYEESIRRIPTRGGLPRDLYREPQACNTPGILSNIVADDDYVYWTGPNGLMRLSTDANPGDTPELVNGLLRGRAELAIDDTHIFVMTYDSNNYATLYRVPKSSGVAIFMTGPGTGASNLQTSYSFLGGVVQRYFVYWIQGGNLWRFDVDTLATTLLAGGVTGYYAEGGRTLCSGLSCFFFDTVFIAQGNKVVTYSNISGATSAPVYCSNNPCSPDPNRVVLSPITDGNNLYFFERRRTGCAPFCVNTDFLLRTPRGGGQVDALYFTTGARLASRLTTDGTHLYWQEGNNVQRLPNNAAALPSINLFAVGLKVTQGVQDDAYSVPFIQNRRTFVRFFVRTPMPVSRPVLALLYGSWDGGSGGPLLPVNPAGTEIRIKVFQDYNNINDSFLFELPWEWTTKNNLRLTAIVNPYQFPLEPNYNDNISTAGPFNFLPSPALKVTLVGLGYRLNNQTFYPDYQRDVMGAVSLVRRMFPLANTVGGSGLAWDYWHIMDEGLGSRVNMTNVECNDYISWEDGKVVDRRDLCSTRYANHLLAYLRSAWKYSDRLFVYGLISTNGPGAKVRGQAFPWARVSSGAAWDADTAAHEIAHMLGRHHPFRGSALDTRVCGNTEKDGPMDYSYPYANSRIGVGSLEGFDSGDGFLGIAPSIKPNDQWYDIIGYCNPWWISDYTYKALYNYMIANPPQLQALSSTPQVAGEWLYIAGNLRADGSQASILFVRRMSNPASVPPLNPGDYAIRLYDGNGVLLADHPFSGLSQGEDDDLGIDQAVPYVNGTRQVRIVRRANGQTLATWSLSANPPTVGNVALSGATSPVTGTVTLNWTANDPDGDPLTFDILYQRVGETEFRPVRLGVTGNSAQIDTALFSGGGAVLRVVASDGGHTAQADTTPFTVANKPPRVTILNPATGLRIRYGQIVNFSGEAFDLQDGWLDGASLVWRNQRGQVLGSGPLLSVTDLLVGTNTITLTATNSRGMTASASVVVVVDDDLQLPGPYLAVGPDQVNWHLAPGTTALQSAVVSVINAGSGSLTWTASSDRSWLSLSAGSGTTPVTLTLTANPTTFNEGNVYTATVTITADPGGGQPLQTVVLPVRVSVGNVVRGPILTLDRRIFLPLVRR; encoded by the coding sequence ATGAAACCACGACGCTTTCCGCCTATCACGCTGCATTGGCTGGCGCTGATCGTCCTGCTGGCGGGGCTGCTGCCCGGTGCGGTGCAGGCCCAAGCCGGGGTCACCTCAACAATAGAGTTGCAGGACGTCCCAATAACCCTTGCCGACGACGTCACCAGCTTCTACTTGCGGGACCCGAAACTCTTCACACACCGGGCACCTCCGCCCTGCGGCCCCAATGCCGCCGCGGTGTCGCCGAGCACGACATACGAGGAGTCCATCCGACGTATTCCTACACGTGGTGGACTACCCCGCGATCTCTACCGCGAACCACAAGCCTGCAATACGCCTGGCATTCTATCAAACATCGTGGCCGATGACGATTACGTATACTGGACTGGTCCCAACGGATTGATGCGTCTCTCAACTGATGCCAACCCTGGCGACACGCCGGAGCTGGTCAATGGTTTGCTGAGAGGCCGCGCCGAACTGGCAATTGACGACACGCACATATTTGTCATGACCTATGACAGCAACAACTACGCTACGCTGTATCGGGTGCCGAAATCGAGCGGCGTCGCCATCTTCATGACCGGTCCAGGTACCGGTGCCTCTAACCTGCAGACGAGCTATTCGTTTCTCGGCGGCGTCGTGCAGCGCTATTTTGTGTACTGGATCCAGGGCGGCAATCTGTGGCGCTTTGACGTGGACACGCTGGCAACCACACTGCTCGCCGGCGGCGTCACCGGCTACTACGCCGAAGGCGGCCGCACGCTGTGTAGCGGATTGAGCTGTTTTTTCTTCGACACCGTGTTCATTGCTCAAGGCAACAAGGTAGTGACGTATAGCAACATCAGCGGAGCTACCAGCGCTCCCGTGTATTGCAGCAACAACCCATGCAGCCCCGATCCCAACCGTGTGGTGTTGTCGCCGATCACCGATGGCAACAACCTGTACTTCTTTGAAAGGCGTCGAACCGGTTGCGCTCCGTTCTGCGTTAACACGGATTTTCTGCTGCGCACCCCGCGCGGCGGAGGTCAGGTGGATGCGCTGTACTTCACCACCGGCGCCAGGCTCGCCAGCCGGCTGACCACCGACGGCACGCATCTGTACTGGCAGGAGGGCAACAATGTGCAACGACTGCCTAACAACGCCGCCGCGCTGCCCAGCATCAATCTGTTTGCCGTCGGACTGAAGGTAACCCAGGGCGTGCAGGACGACGCCTACAGCGTGCCGTTCATTCAGAATCGGCGCACGTTTGTGCGCTTTTTTGTACGCACACCAATGCCTGTTAGTCGACCTGTACTGGCCCTGCTCTACGGCTCGTGGGACGGCGGCAGTGGCGGGCCGCTGCTCCCCGTCAACCCTGCCGGGACCGAAATCCGCATCAAGGTTTTTCAGGATTACAACAACATCAATGATAGCTTTCTGTTCGAGTTGCCATGGGAGTGGACGACCAAAAACAATCTGAGACTGACGGCCATCGTGAACCCGTACCAGTTCCCGCTGGAACCAAACTACAACGACAACATATCCACCGCCGGGCCGTTCAACTTCCTGCCTTCGCCCGCGCTTAAAGTGACGCTGGTCGGTCTGGGGTATCGACTCAACAATCAGACTTTCTATCCCGACTATCAGCGTGACGTGATGGGCGCCGTCTCACTGGTGCGGCGAATGTTCCCCCTGGCCAACACAGTCGGTGGATCAGGTCTCGCCTGGGATTACTGGCACATCATGGATGAAGGACTCGGCTCGCGTGTGAACATGACCAATGTCGAGTGTAACGATTACATCTCGTGGGAAGACGGCAAGGTGGTGGATCGGCGCGACCTGTGTTCGACCCGCTACGCCAATCACCTGCTCGCCTATCTGCGCTCGGCATGGAAATACAGCGACCGCCTGTTTGTCTACGGCCTGATTTCTACCAATGGACCAGGTGCTAAGGTGCGCGGCCAGGCCTTCCCGTGGGCGCGTGTCTCCAGCGGGGCGGCATGGGACGCCGATACTGCTGCGCACGAGATCGCGCACATGCTGGGCCGCCATCATCCCTTTAGAGGATCGGCGCTGGACACCAGGGTATGCGGCAACACTGAGAAAGACGGCCCCATGGACTACAGCTATCCCTACGCAAACAGCCGCATCGGGGTTGGCTCGCTGGAAGGCTTCGATAGCGGTGATGGGTTCCTGGGGATCGCTCCCTCGATCAAGCCCAACGATCAGTGGTACGACATCATCGGCTACTGTAATCCATGGTGGATTAGCGACTACACCTATAAGGCGCTCTACAACTATATGATCGCCAACCCGCCGCAGCTCCAGGCGTTATCCAGCACGCCGCAGGTAGCAGGCGAATGGCTGTACATTGCGGGCAATCTCCGCGCCGATGGCAGCCAGGCCTCGATCTTGTTTGTGCGGCGGATGAGCAATCCGGCCAGTGTGCCGCCGCTCAATCCCGGCGACTATGCCATCCGACTCTACGATGGCAACGGTGTGCTGCTGGCCGACCATCCCTTCAGCGGGTTGTCGCAGGGCGAAGACGACGATCTTGGCATAGATCAGGCTGTGCCCTATGTGAACGGCACGCGCCAGGTGCGTATCGTGCGGCGGGCTAATGGGCAGACCCTGGCAACCTGGTCGCTCAGCGCCAACCCACCGACGGTCGGCAACGTTGCCCTCAGCGGTGCAACCAGCCCGGTCACCGGCACGGTCACGCTCAACTGGACGGCGAACGATCCTGACGGCGACCCACTGACCTTCGACATTCTCTATCAGCGTGTGGGCGAGACGGAGTTCCGACCGGTGCGCCTTGGAGTAACTGGCAACAGCGCACAGATTGACACTGCGCTGTTCAGCGGCGGCGGGGCCGTACTGCGCGTGGTTGCATCTGATGGTGGCCACACGGCGCAAGCTGATACCACGCCGTTCACCGTGGCAAACAAGCCTCCGCGCGTAACCATACTCAATCCGGCAACCGGCCTGCGCATCCGGTATGGTCAGATCGTCAATTTCAGCGGCGAAGCCTTCGATCTACAGGATGGCTGGTTGGATGGCGCATCGCTTGTGTGGCGCAACCAGCGCGGGCAGGTTCTGGGCAGCGGGCCGTTACTTTCGGTAACAGATTTGCTGGTGGGCACGAACACGATCACGCTAACGGCCACGAATAGTCGAGGAATGACGGCCAGTGCCAGCGTGGTCGTGGTTGTGGACGACGACCTGCAACTGCCGGGGCCATATCTCGCGGTAGGTCCGGATCAGGTAAACTGGCACCTCGCGCCGGGCACGACGGCGCTGCAATCGGCGGTGGTCAGTGTGATCAATGCCGGCAGCGGAAGTCTGACCTGGACGGCGAGTAGTGATCGTTCGTGGCTCAGTCTGAGCGCGGGCAGTGGTACCACACCGGTCACGCTCACCCTGACTGCAAACCCCACCACATTCAATGAGGGCAATGTGTACACGGCCACTGTCACCATCACCGCAGACCCAGGCGGCGGCCAGCCGTTGCAGACAGTCGTGTTGCCCGTGCGCGTGTCTGTTGGTAATGTGGTTCGCGGACCCATATTGACGTTGGATCGACGGATCTTCCTGCCACTGGTCAGGCGGTGA
- a CDS encoding DNA adenine methylase, with amino-acid sequence MPYYSPLRYPGSKRHLTLYVEKSLTINAFHPTLYIEPFTGGASVGLHLLLRQKVDKIILIDRDPWIASFWQTVFWDTQWLVDKVENAPITLEEWERIKQSDPSTTREQAWTCLFLNRTSFSGILRQEVGPLGGKTQASPYKIDCRFPRQTLIKRIQQIAARRDNVYAVWNLSWEEGLEAIRSEQRTGKLPESGLFFYLDPPFFEKADTLYRYYFQEEDHSALRDTLLNMTDKWLLSYDSAERVEYLYGEAIASQSNGTKRSNVEFLYSLSMLRERKRGKEVILSNLEILPELNGHS; translated from the coding sequence ATGCCATACTACAGTCCTCTGCGATACCCCGGCTCAAAGCGCCATTTGACGTTATACGTTGAGAAGTCATTGACGATTAACGCTTTTCACCCAACGCTTTACATTGAGCCATTTACAGGTGGGGCCAGCGTCGGATTACATTTACTCTTACGACAAAAAGTAGACAAAATTATCCTGATTGACCGCGATCCATGGATCGCCAGTTTCTGGCAAACGGTGTTCTGGGATACTCAATGGCTAGTTGACAAAGTTGAAAATGCTCCTATCACATTAGAAGAATGGGAGAGGATCAAACAAAGCGATCCATCCACAACTCGCGAACAAGCCTGGACGTGTCTGTTTCTTAACCGAACCAGTTTTTCAGGCATCCTGCGTCAGGAAGTAGGACCACTGGGAGGAAAGACGCAAGCATCGCCATACAAAATTGATTGTCGTTTTCCTCGCCAAACCTTGATCAAACGTATTCAACAGATCGCTGCCAGACGGGATAACGTTTATGCGGTTTGGAACCTTTCATGGGAAGAGGGATTGGAGGCTATTCGGTCAGAGCAACGCACAGGTAAACTGCCTGAGTCAGGTCTGTTTTTCTATCTCGATCCACCCTTTTTTGAAAAGGCAGATACACTTTATCGGTATTACTTTCAGGAAGAAGACCACAGTGCGTTAAGGGATACTCTTCTAAATATGACCGACAAATGGCTCTTAAGCTACGATTCAGCGGAGCGAGTTGAGTATTTATACGGTGAAGCCATTGCCAGTCAGTCCAATGGAACCAAACGTTCTAATGTTGAATTCCTGTATAGCCTTTCGATGCTACGGGAACGGAAACGCGGCAAAGAGGTTATTCTTTCCAACCTGGAAATACTGCCAGAACTTAATGGTCATTCGTAA